A stretch of DNA from Lysinibacillus sp. B2A1:
AATACCTGCTGTTTTCGCAATATTCGTAATAGGCTTCATAACCGCTTGACTCGCGATTTCTAAATCTGTTAATGGTTGATTTTTCGTTGTCATTTGGCATCCTACTTTCTATGTTGTTCAACTTCATTATAGACTTTATTGTGAAAGAAAACATAGTTAGTTATGCAAGCAATTCGACAATCAATTGACAACTTTGCTCAATTCATGTATGTTCTTAATGAAAATGCATTTTTTCACATTTTCTCAATTATGTCAAACTTAATTGATGAGTTTTACATTCAAGCGCATTGGAGGCGAATGCTTATGCAACAGGGAATCGTAAAGTGGTTCAATAATGAAAAGGGTTATGGCTTTATTGAATGTGATGATGGAGAAGATGTATTTGTACATTTTACGGGGATCCAAGAGGAAGGCTTCCGTACACTTGAAGAAGGTCAAAAAGTTTCATTTGATGTGGTGGAAGGCAATCGAGGACCACAGGCGTCAAATGTTGTGAAATTATAAGCGTAAAGGAGCTGTTCTTCCAAAATGAACAGCTCCTTTTTGTTTTGATTCAGCGAATGTTTTTGTACTGAAAGCGAAGCGTCAGGTACAGTATACTATCACCTCAATAAGAGATGAGATGAATGCATTTTTTTCCTATTCAGCAAGCGTTTGTACGCCCGTTGAATCAAGATAAAGTCTCTGGCATTTTGAAGAGGAGCTTTGCGAGCAAGCTTGAGAAAATCTGGACGTAAGTACGCTGTTGCGTAATTGATAGTCCTAGCTAAACATCAACGATTTACCCAATAAAATGCAGCTGGAAAAACAAGCGTTTCTTTTGTTCGATCAGGATCTTTTAGTGTTACCCCAAATGGTCCCTCTTTTACATGACCAAGTGTCAAAGTACTTGCAGCTGCTTCCTCATAAAAATCCAAACGAATATTGGGCAATTGTAAGGATATAAATTGAGGATGTTGCTGAGGCTCGGGTAATTCTAATACTTTCTGCCATAATGAAACTGTAGCTTGCACATCTTTAACAAAAAATTGAACAGACTCCATCGTTATAGAATGATTCGTATCAATCGCTCCACTATCCTTTAGCTGCGAATATCGTTTTTCATCCTCGTCAGCCCACTCAATCAAAAATGGAAAATCAATTGGTAGCCCTGATTTCCCAAAATGTAATAGCTTCCATTCTACAATGGAGCCGTCTGGACGAGTTCTACTACAGGCATCAGGTCCATAAACTTCTAACCCCATTGCACGTAACCTTGCCCCTTGTTTCTCAATATTTTTAGTTCGCAATGCAATTCGTGAAAAACCATAGCGCTCTTTGTCACGCTTAAACGTATAATGTAAGGAATAAGGCAATTCTGCTGCCTGTTCAAATAAATCACGATCATAGATGGCAATTTGCTCAATATAGTTTAATCCAAAATAGCTTAACGTATTATATGTCCCCCACATTGTGTGTTGGCCTCCGTTCACTGTATGGATATTACGTTTGTTTAAAAAAACCTTTGTATTCTCCGGTGATTGAACTTGATGAACCAAATGATCAAAATACAATGTCATATCTAAACCCCCTTTTACTCTCTCATTATATACTTTACCCGTTAGTTTTGTTGGTTTAAAATAATATTAAGAAAATTCAAATATTTTTGAATTTACTATATTTTATGATTGCTATTTTTTTATGCGCATTGAAAAGGTTTTTCATTTGCAATAATTAATGGTATATTCACTTAATAATGAAACGTAATTTTTAAAAGGGATAAAATAACAAGAGGTGATTAGAATGTCAGATAAAATAGCCGCTTTTAAACTAGCATTAGGAAATTATCCTACAGGTGTTACAGTTGTCACTGCCTGTAATGACAAAAATAAACCAATTGGTCTAACTGTAAACTCCTTTGCATCTGTTTCCATAGAGCCACTCCTTATTTTATGGTCACTTGATAAAAAATCGCAGCTACATCCATATTTTACAGCTACCCAAAAGTTTGCTGTCAATATACTGGCGAGCAATCAGCAGCATTTATGTACACTATTCTCCAGTAAAATTCCAGATCGTTTCGCACAGGCGAAATGGTCAACTTCCATTCACGGTCTACCGATTTTACATGATACCGCAGCCATATTACAATGTAAAACATTTCAGCAAATTGATGCAGGCGATCATACAATATTTATTGGGCAAGTCCTTGATATTGATGCTACTCAAATAGAGCCTCTACTCTATCATCGAAGACATATCGGTCAAATTCCAAGAAGCTTTTATGAATAGATGAATTTGAAATAATGCCAAAAAACAGGGTGACGTCAAATCATCCTGTTTTTTGTATCACTTTTAATTCCACCCCAGTTCACCACTCACCATTTTTTGCCCAGCAACCAAACAAAAAACCACATACAAGCAAAGAAATACATCTCTGCCTATGTGGCCTTAGACATCTGGTCAAGTATTATTTATTCCGCAGTAAATTATCCACTTCCAAATGTAGGGAACGATTAACTTCCTACAAAGCTCAACTGATTCGAGGAGTTTTCGCTAATTTAAAGTAACCTGATAAGGAGTCCTGTCCCCTCTAATCATGTTATTTTTTCTGTGGAAATCTTTGCTTTTCAAGCCTGTTAATTTGAACGATGACACCATCTTGAATCGTAATTTGCACTTCTCCAAATTCTAAATTTTGAATTGCTTTGGCAATTGCTTCTATTTTTTTGTCATCTACCTTTGCTTGCTGAACCATACAATACACCCCTTCTTTTCATTCTTTTGTACAAAAGAAGCCAACGCATTAAATTAATTGTTAGCCTCCTTATTTCCTTGTGTTGGATTTAGCATTAGCATCTACACTGTTGGCTGCCAAGGCTTCATAGGCCAAGTCTCTTTTTCTCTCTCGTTAGAAGTATTACGTTTCTTGGAAATAATTCTATAATTCTGAAAACCCAATGTCAATATAAATATAACAAAACCTAGAAGAA
This window harbors:
- a CDS encoding cold-shock protein, with product MQQGIVKWFNNEKGYGFIECDDGEDVFVHFTGIQEEGFRTLEEGQKVSFDVVEGNRGPQASNVVKL
- a CDS encoding VOC family protein, translated to MTLYFDHLVHQVQSPENTKVFLNKRNIHTVNGGQHTMWGTYNTLSYFGLNYIEQIAIYDRDLFEQAAELPYSLHYTFKRDKERYGFSRIALRTKNIEKQGARLRAMGLEVYGPDACSRTRPDGSIVEWKLLHFGKSGLPIDFPFLIEWADEDEKRYSQLKDSGAIDTNHSITMESVQFFVKDVQATVSLWQKVLELPEPQQHPQFISLQLPNIRLDFYEEAAASTLTLGHVKEGPFGVTLKDPDRTKETLVFPAAFYWVNR
- a CDS encoding DUF2292 domain-containing protein translates to MVQQAKVDDKKIEAIAKAIQNLEFGEVQITIQDGVIVQINRLEKQRFPQKK
- a CDS encoding oxygenase, with translation MSDKIAAFKLALGNYPTGVTVVTACNDKNKPIGLTVNSFASVSIEPLLILWSLDKKSQLHPYFTATQKFAVNILASNQQHLCTLFSSKIPDRFAQAKWSTSIHGLPILHDTAAILQCKTFQQIDAGDHTIFIGQVLDIDATQIEPLLYHRRHIGQIPRSFYE